CGCCGGTAGGCGGCCTGCGTGTTGACGCTGAGACCCCGCTCATAGCCGATCGCGTCGAGAAACGCCTGGATGTCTGCGGTCATGCCGCGCCTCAGCGGCACGCCTCGGGCAGCGCCGCCTTCGCCGCATCGGAGGCGGGGATGCCGTTGGCATCAAAACCCGCATGGGCGATCGCGTGCTCGATGTTCTTCCGGCCCAGCTTCATGGATTCATAGCGGACCGTGATCGTGCCGGTCCGCCCGTCAACCCTGAGCGTCGACAGGTCAACCCCGTCAAGCGCCGCGAGCGCCCGCGCCACGCGCTGCGCGCACGCCTCATTTTTGACTGCGGGGGCGTGCACCG
The sequence above is a segment of the Lentisphaerota bacterium genome. Coding sequences within it:
- a CDS encoding heavy-metal-associated domain-containing protein, which produces MHAPAVKNEACAQRVARALAALDGVDLSTLRVDGRTGTITVRYESMKLGRKNIEHAIAHAGFDANGIPASDAAKAALPEACR